The following are encoded in a window of Candidatus Caldatribacterium sp. genomic DNA:
- a CDS encoding peptidyl-prolyl cis-trans isomerase, with protein sequence MRMRMKTWKLLFVVFLLLVVWKAALAEEVTPSASPEAQETERKIVAEVNGEPIYLEDLERIWNNLPEAYRTQFPGGMRDLLEQFIRQLLLLQEARRIGLDSDPQVLQQIEEAKKQILIREIIKREIIDKVQVSEEEIQKEYNENPTQYTEPEQVKAKHIMVSSKEKAEEILAELQTGRPFEEVAREKSESPDALSGGAMGYIRRGDLDPEIEKVLFELAPGNYSDIIEINDSFHIFFVEEHLQPRLKELSEVKEEIIARLTPQKQQEAFEKWIEELKNKAEIAIIEENLPSGGNAEGSRAQ encoded by the coding sequence ATGAGAATGAGGATGAAAACTTGGAAACTTCTCTTCGTGGTGTTTTTACTCCTTGTGGTGTGGAAGGCAGCCCTTGCTGAAGAAGTTACTCCTTCGGCCTCTCCTGAAGCTCAGGAAACAGAGCGCAAGATTGTTGCCGAAGTGAACGGTGAACCTATATACCTTGAGGATCTTGAAAGGATATGGAATAACCTTCCTGAAGCTTACCGAACCCAGTTTCCCGGTGGAATGAGAGACCTCCTTGAGCAGTTTATTCGCCAGCTCCTGCTCCTTCAGGAAGCCCGCAGAATTGGACTCGATTCGGATCCCCAAGTCTTGCAGCAAATAGAAGAGGCTAAGAAGCAGATTCTCATCCGGGAAATCATTAAGCGGGAGATCATAGACAAAGTCCAGGTGAGTGAGGAAGAGATACAGAAGGAGTACAATGAGAATCCCACCCAGTACACAGAACCCGAGCAGGTGAAGGCAAAGCACATCATGGTGAGTTCCAAGGAAAAGGCAGAGGAAATTCTCGCTGAACTCCAGACTGGACGACCCTTTGAAGAGGTAGCAAGGGAGAAGTCGGAGTCTCCTGACGCCCTGAGCGGGGGAGCAATGGGGTACATAAGACGGGGTGATCTTGATCCCGAAATTGAGAAAGTGCTTTTTGAGCTTGCGCCTGGAAACTACAGCGATATCATCGAAATCAATGACAGCTTCCATATCTTCTTTGTGGAAGAGCATTTGCAACCTCGTTTGAAGGAACTCTCTGAGGTTAAAGAGGAGATAATTGCCCGCTTGACTCCTCAGAAACAGCAAGAGGCTTTCGAGAAATGGATTGAAGAGTTGAAGAACAAGGCTGAAATTGCCATAATAGAAGAAAACCTGCCTTCTGGTGGGAATGCCGAGGGTTCGAGAGCCCAATGA
- a CDS encoding TldD/PmbA family protein: MREVLRDLVRKARNGEYLEIRLEHIVTTHIRVHNGIVERARVAEERGGSVRILHPKTSWWFLSFQEWEGLEEKVELGIRSVLLLPRGATDVARGGAFEDEVVFSPLEDFREKPLEEKIRLLLEYARIMQEASPFVVSSVVEYRDEWRNVYFANSEGALLFSERPDISLSFVATARSGDQVEVYRDGVAGKAGFELVRNREPLAQRVSKQAEALLRARPFPGGVYDVVLDPVLAGVFIHEAFGHLSEADFLSRNERLQKLMVLGKQIASPVLSVFDDGSLEHLRGASPYDDEGVRTQRTYLIKEGYLSGRLHSRETAFLLGESPTGNARTVSYRFPPIVRMTNTGIEAGEMSPDELFTDIKHGLYAVEYVGGNTALELFTFSPAYGYIIEHGKIGEMVKDFVLSGNLFQTLGKIDAVANDFRWTELGWCGKGVQVGLPTPTGSPHVRLRGVLVGGQGHA; the protein is encoded by the coding sequence ATGAGAGAGGTTCTTCGGGATCTTGTTCGAAAAGCTCGGAATGGTGAGTATCTCGAGATCCGTCTGGAGCACATCGTAACTACGCATATCCGGGTTCATAACGGTATTGTGGAAAGGGCAAGGGTTGCTGAAGAGAGAGGTGGATCGGTTCGTATCCTCCATCCGAAGACGAGTTGGTGGTTTCTGAGTTTTCAGGAATGGGAAGGGCTTGAAGAGAAGGTTGAGCTTGGGATTCGGTCTGTTCTCCTTCTTCCCAGAGGTGCAACGGATGTAGCCCGAGGAGGAGCATTTGAGGACGAAGTGGTTTTCTCTCCTCTTGAGGATTTTCGGGAAAAGCCTCTTGAGGAGAAAATCCGGCTCCTCCTTGAGTACGCGCGTATTATGCAGGAGGCCTCTCCTTTTGTGGTGAGTTCTGTTGTGGAGTACCGCGATGAGTGGCGTAACGTGTACTTTGCGAACTCTGAGGGAGCGTTGCTCTTTTCCGAAAGACCGGATATTTCTCTGAGCTTTGTGGCCACGGCGCGTTCGGGAGACCAGGTCGAGGTGTACCGTGATGGTGTGGCAGGAAAGGCAGGATTTGAGCTCGTGCGAAATCGCGAGCCCCTTGCTCAGAGGGTGAGCAAGCAGGCCGAAGCGCTCCTTCGGGCTCGTCCTTTCCCGGGTGGAGTGTACGATGTGGTTCTCGATCCGGTCCTGGCAGGCGTTTTCATTCACGAAGCCTTTGGACACCTGAGCGAGGCCGATTTTCTTTCCCGGAACGAACGGCTCCAAAAGCTCATGGTGCTGGGGAAGCAGATTGCTTCCCCAGTGCTTTCTGTGTTTGACGATGGGAGTCTTGAGCATCTCCGGGGAGCTTCCCCATACGATGACGAGGGAGTACGAACGCAACGAACCTACCTCATAAAGGAGGGTTACCTCTCTGGAAGGCTCCATTCTCGAGAAACGGCTTTCCTTCTCGGTGAATCACCAACGGGGAACGCCCGCACTGTTTCGTACCGCTTTCCACCCATTGTGCGGATGACAAATACGGGAATTGAAGCAGGAGAAATGTCTCCTGATGAGCTTTTTACCGACATTAAGCATGGTCTTTATGCTGTTGAGTACGTGGGTGGAAACACGGCTCTTGAGCTTTTTACCTTTTCTCCTGCCTATGGGTACATCATAGAACATGGAAAAATAGGGGAAATGGTGAAGGACTTTGTGCTCAGTGGAAATCTCTTTCAGACTCTTGGTAAAATAGACGCAGTAGCTAACGATTTCCGCTGGACCGAACTGGGCTGGTGTGGGAAAGGAGTACAAGTTGGTCTTCCCACGCCAACCGGAAGTCCTCACGTCCGGCTCAGAGGTGTACTTGTGGGAGGTCAAGGCCATGCTTGA
- a CDS encoding TldD/PmbA family protein, whose protein sequence is MLEIVRVAKEKGLQADLFVQKIQDKHIEYEAGIFKGYTAGEHIGCGLRVIRPDKRLGFYAFTPPFVPSEVVERALEVSTFGDVVEFSLPSYPSTTEWRDFVDPRLENLTVQEMAELGQYLVEHLRAAHPEVLVNVSVSAGKEERALYNHHEEELRFQRTFFRISVEATRVEEDDILTVYAERGWGNRDIDVEDLVKEVQLKLDLSARVVPIASGQYPVLFTPHGCMVFLYPLLYGLNGRNIVFGKSPLKDKIGKVVFSSLFSLFEVPQESWALGSCPFDDEGILTPEERPLVESGKIEDGFWDLWSAAKAKRRGTASGFRRSPWDLPEPGFSVLRIKSGLRDRETLVEEIEEGLVVDSLLGLGQSNIASGVFSCGVQLGFYVKDGEIQGRVKNVMISGNAYEVLKNIKEISRDSQWVQGSILAPYVLAEPIQVSATER, encoded by the coding sequence ATGCTTGAGATTGTGAGAGTTGCAAAAGAAAAGGGTCTTCAGGCCGATCTCTTTGTGCAGAAGATCCAGGATAAACACATAGAGTATGAGGCTGGGATTTTTAAGGGATACACGGCTGGGGAACATATAGGATGTGGTCTTCGGGTTATTCGCCCTGATAAGCGTCTTGGTTTCTATGCTTTTACTCCTCCCTTTGTTCCCAGCGAAGTTGTGGAGAGGGCCCTTGAAGTGAGTACCTTTGGTGACGTGGTGGAATTTTCCCTTCCCTCGTATCCTTCCACAACGGAATGGAGAGATTTTGTCGACCCACGCCTTGAAAACCTCACGGTGCAAGAGATGGCCGAACTCGGTCAGTACCTCGTTGAACACCTGAGAGCAGCGCATCCTGAGGTTCTCGTCAATGTTTCCGTCTCGGCCGGGAAAGAGGAGCGGGCACTCTACAATCACCACGAAGAAGAACTGCGCTTCCAGCGTACCTTCTTCCGGATTTCGGTCGAAGCTACTCGAGTGGAAGAGGACGACATCCTTACCGTATACGCCGAAAGAGGTTGGGGAAATAGGGATATCGACGTTGAGGACCTTGTCAAGGAAGTGCAGTTGAAGCTTGATCTCTCTGCTCGTGTTGTCCCGATTGCAAGTGGTCAGTATCCAGTGCTCTTTACTCCCCATGGGTGCATGGTCTTTCTGTACCCACTCCTTTACGGTTTGAATGGTCGCAACATCGTCTTCGGCAAGTCTCCTCTTAAGGACAAGATTGGCAAGGTCGTTTTTTCCTCTCTCTTCTCCCTCTTTGAGGTTCCTCAGGAGTCCTGGGCTCTTGGTTCGTGCCCCTTTGACGACGAGGGAATCCTTACTCCGGAGGAGCGTCCTCTTGTTGAGAGTGGCAAGATAGAGGATGGTTTTTGGGATCTGTGGAGCGCGGCAAAGGCAAAAAGAAGGGGCACAGCGAGTGGTTTCCGCCGTTCTCCCTGGGATTTGCCTGAGCCAGGTTTCAGCGTCCTTAGAATCAAAAGCGGGTTGCGGGATCGAGAGACCCTCGTCGAAGAGATTGAAGAGGGTCTCGTTGTCGATAGTCTCCTTGGCCTTGGCCAGAGCAATATTGCCTCGGGGGTTTTTTCCTGCGGCGTGCAGCTTGGCTTCTACGTAAAGGACGGAGAGATTCAAGGGCGCGTTAAGAATGTCATGATCAGTGGTAATGCGTATGAAGTTCTCAAAAATATCAAGGAAATTTCTCGAGATTCCCAGTGGGTACAGGGAAGCATCCTTGCTCCCTATGTCCTTGCTGAACCCATCCAGGTGAGCGCTACAGAAAGGTAA
- a CDS encoding isoleucine--tRNA ligase yields MFQPLAKLSSLPKEEERILSFWKERRIFEKTLKEREGNPRFVFYEGPPTANGYPHAGHVIGRSIKDLVPRYKTMCGFYVPRKAGWDTHGLPVELEVEKELGIKGKQDIEQFGVEAFNAKCKESVFKYIREWERLTERMGIWMDLEHPYITCTNEYIESLWWILKQLWERGLLYQGYKVLPYCPRCGTSLSSHEVALGYREVDDPSVYVKFALRGKENTFFLVWTTTPWTLVANVALAVGKDLDYVEVESERRERFILGKASAARLFGEKSVQVLREMKGEELLGLEYEPLMPFVRAEKGYRVFAGDFVSTEEGTGIVHIAPAFGEDDMRLAQKEGLSVLQPVRPDGTYDDSVTPWKGMWVKDADPHIIEYLRREGKLFRRETYRHSYPFCWRCDTPLLYYAKESWFIRTTAFRDLLLENNQKINWVPEHIRDGRFGDFLENVVDWALSRERYWGTPLNIWRCKTCSFTEAIGSLDELRSRSLSQLGEIELHRPYVDRVVLSCPSCGGTMQRVPEVIDCWFDSGAMFVAQHHYPFENQEEFAQSFPADFICEAIDQTRGWFYSLHVLASILFGSPAFRNCLVTELGLDEKGQKMSKHIGNVVNPWDLVETYGADVLRWYVFSVSPPWVPKRFGKVHLREVVSRFFDTLWNVYTFFALYANIDGFSPSSFALEEGRKNLLDRWLVHAFFRLVKEVRENLERFEISKAAKAIEEFVVEDLSNWYIRRSRRRFWKSQWDAEKKEAYMTLYSVLLELTKLLAPFTPFTSEILYQNLTAPLLEKRESVHLEMYPEVLEERIDWELLRSMDVARRLVNLGRAVRNKAGVKLRQPLRSAILVVPEADELRVRVFADIIRDELNVKRIEWVQELPEYITVRLKPKFALLGPRYGERVKEIAKALASCSQEVARRLVREGRLTLPLSGGDVTLNRDEVEVILESHGHVSVESEGQYAVILDTALDEELREEGLVRDFVHAIQMWRKDLGLEVEERIALLLSKDSDPYLLGIVERYREFIQEEVLAQSLSVAEIPEDVEVVREFHLDGKRALLSIRRMV; encoded by the coding sequence ATGTTCCAGCCTCTTGCAAAACTGAGCTCTCTGCCAAAAGAGGAAGAGCGGATTCTCTCCTTTTGGAAAGAACGAAGAATCTTTGAAAAGACGCTCAAGGAACGAGAGGGGAATCCTCGATTCGTCTTTTACGAAGGTCCACCAACAGCCAACGGGTATCCCCATGCAGGGCATGTCATCGGACGGAGCATCAAGGATCTTGTTCCCCGCTACAAGACGATGTGCGGGTTTTACGTGCCCCGAAAGGCGGGTTGGGATACTCACGGGCTTCCGGTTGAACTTGAAGTTGAAAAAGAGCTGGGAATCAAGGGTAAGCAGGACATTGAGCAATTTGGTGTAGAGGCATTCAATGCCAAATGCAAGGAAAGTGTCTTCAAGTACATACGGGAGTGGGAAAGGCTTACCGAGCGAATGGGAATATGGATGGACCTCGAGCACCCTTACATTACCTGCACCAATGAGTACATCGAAAGCCTCTGGTGGATCCTGAAGCAGCTCTGGGAGCGGGGTTTGCTCTATCAAGGGTACAAGGTCCTTCCATACTGTCCTCGTTGTGGTACTTCCCTCTCGAGTCATGAGGTTGCGCTGGGGTACCGAGAGGTTGACGATCCCTCAGTATACGTGAAGTTTGCTCTGAGGGGGAAGGAGAATACCTTTTTCCTCGTGTGGACAACCACGCCCTGGACGCTTGTGGCCAATGTGGCACTCGCAGTGGGGAAAGACCTTGACTATGTGGAGGTCGAGAGTGAAAGGAGAGAGCGATTCATCCTTGGAAAGGCGAGTGCTGCAAGGCTCTTTGGGGAGAAGAGCGTTCAAGTCCTTAGGGAGATGAAAGGCGAGGAGCTTCTTGGCCTTGAGTACGAGCCCCTCATGCCCTTTGTACGTGCTGAAAAGGGCTATAGGGTTTTTGCGGGAGATTTTGTCTCTACGGAGGAGGGCACAGGCATTGTCCATATTGCGCCGGCTTTCGGCGAAGACGATATGCGTCTTGCGCAGAAGGAAGGTCTTTCTGTACTTCAACCCGTCCGCCCCGATGGGACCTATGACGATAGCGTGACCCCATGGAAGGGCATGTGGGTGAAAGACGCGGATCCTCATATCATCGAGTACCTTCGTCGTGAGGGGAAACTCTTCCGTAGAGAAACGTACCGTCACTCCTATCCCTTCTGCTGGCGCTGTGATACGCCCCTTCTGTACTACGCCAAGGAAAGTTGGTTCATCCGCACAACGGCCTTTCGGGACCTTCTCCTTGAGAACAACCAGAAAATCAACTGGGTACCGGAACACATTCGGGATGGCCGCTTCGGGGATTTCCTTGAGAATGTTGTGGACTGGGCTCTCTCAAGAGAGCGGTACTGGGGTACACCGCTCAACATTTGGCGATGCAAAACCTGTAGCTTTACAGAGGCCATAGGGTCCCTTGACGAACTCCGCTCCCGCTCTCTCTCCCAACTTGGGGAAATCGAGCTCCACCGCCCCTATGTGGATCGGGTGGTCCTTTCCTGTCCTTCCTGTGGTGGCACCATGCAGAGGGTTCCAGAGGTCATCGATTGCTGGTTTGATTCAGGAGCAATGTTTGTCGCTCAGCACCACTATCCTTTTGAGAATCAAGAAGAGTTTGCACAAAGCTTCCCTGCTGATTTCATCTGCGAAGCCATCGATCAGACCCGAGGGTGGTTCTACAGCCTCCATGTGCTGGCAAGTATCCTCTTTGGGAGCCCTGCCTTCCGGAACTGCCTTGTAACAGAGCTTGGCCTCGACGAAAAGGGGCAAAAAATGAGCAAGCACATTGGAAACGTTGTGAACCCCTGGGACCTCGTAGAGACGTACGGAGCCGATGTGCTCCGATGGTATGTTTTTTCTGTTTCTCCTCCTTGGGTACCGAAGCGCTTCGGGAAAGTTCACCTGAGAGAGGTTGTGAGCAGATTCTTTGACACGCTCTGGAATGTTTACACCTTTTTTGCTCTCTATGCCAACATCGATGGTTTTTCTCCCTCCTCTTTTGCCTTGGAGGAGGGAAGGAAAAACCTCCTGGATCGCTGGCTCGTGCATGCCTTCTTTCGGCTGGTGAAGGAAGTTCGGGAGAATTTGGAACGTTTTGAGATTTCGAAAGCGGCAAAGGCCATTGAAGAGTTTGTCGTAGAAGATCTCAGCAACTGGTACATTCGCCGTTCACGGAGGCGCTTCTGGAAATCCCAGTGGGATGCGGAAAAAAAAGAAGCGTACATGACGTTGTACAGCGTTCTCCTTGAGCTTACGAAGCTCCTTGCTCCCTTTACTCCCTTCACCTCGGAAATTCTCTACCAGAATCTCACCGCTCCCCTTTTGGAGAAGCGAGAAAGCGTTCATCTTGAGATGTATCCTGAAGTGCTGGAAGAGCGTATTGACTGGGAACTCCTGAGATCCATGGATGTGGCTCGCCGATTGGTCAATCTTGGAAGAGCGGTCCGAAACAAAGCAGGTGTTAAACTCCGCCAGCCACTACGAAGTGCGATTCTCGTTGTGCCTGAGGCAGATGAGCTTCGCGTTCGGGTTTTTGCCGATATCATCCGGGATGAGCTCAATGTCAAGCGTATCGAATGGGTTCAAGAGTTACCGGAGTACATCACGGTACGCCTGAAGCCGAAATTCGCTCTTCTTGGTCCCCGGTACGGGGAGAGAGTTAAGGAGATAGCAAAGGCTCTTGCAAGTTGTTCTCAGGAGGTTGCTCGGAGGCTTGTTCGGGAAGGAAGGCTTACGCTCCCTCTGAGTGGAGGAGATGTAACCCTCAATCGAGATGAAGTCGAGGTAATCCTTGAAAGCCACGGCCATGTTTCTGTGGAGAGCGAAGGTCAGTACGCGGTGATTCTCGATACAGCTCTTGATGAGGAGCTCCGGGAAGAAGGGCTGGTACGGGATTTCGTGCATGCCATCCAGATGTGGCGCAAGGATCTGGGTCTTGAGGTTGAGGAACGGATTGCCCTCCTTCTTTCGAAAGATTCCGATCCCTACCTTCTTGGGATTGTGGAGCGTTACCGAGAGTTCATTCAGGAGGAGGTCTTGGCCCAGAGTCTCTCCGTAGCCGAGATTCCTGAAGATGTGGAGGTTGTTCGGGAGTTCCACCTCGATGGGAAAAGGGCTCTCTTGAGCATAAGGAGGATGGTATGA